A stretch of Candidatus Neomarinimicrobiota bacterium DNA encodes these proteins:
- a CDS encoding molybdopterin cofactor-binding domain-containing protein — translation MKVIGKDIQRVDGESLVRGKPVFTDDMKLKDVLHVKILHSPIAHARILAIDTSKAEALDGVVAVFTHQDFKPHYYTTAGQGYPEPGPRDMRILDSTVRYVGDRVAFVAAESLEIANQALKLIEVKYEELPCIFDVQKSMTAGFAIHPTEGTSGIHNIEKNIAAHLDAEIGDVEAALAESVHVFEGTYSTPFVQMAHIEPHISLTWLDNNNRLIIRTSTQVPHHVRRIVAEVLDIPIARIRVIKPRIGGGFGGKQEILNEEVVGAVTLKTGRPARIEYTREEELLAARVRHPELVTFRLGFDEDHLLTAIDLNILEDCGAYGPHALTVMSVTSQKALSVYRAPNIKVNGDGVYTNLPIAGAFRGYGAPQAFFPLESLMDEAAEKLEVDPIDLRLKNVFQVGDDIPIAKILGEGREGFPMVLYSNEIKACLNQGRQLSNWDTLRSARKTGRYRTGIGVAVAGQGSGIPGIDMGAAFIKMNEDASFNLQVGATDLGTGSDTALAQIAAEVLNVAVDKIIVYSSDTDLTPFDTGAYASSTTYISGTAVLKAAEQCKFMILDQGRKLLQVEDAEIVNTDVVAPDGQKISYTDICTKSFYTDEQLQIMGSASHLSYDSPPPFNATFAQV, via the coding sequence ATGAAAGTGATCGGAAAAGATATTCAACGCGTTGATGGCGAGTCACTGGTCAGGGGTAAACCTGTTTTCACCGATGATATGAAGCTGAAGGATGTTCTCCACGTTAAAATTCTGCACAGTCCAATTGCCCATGCCAGAATCCTGGCTATTGATACATCGAAAGCAGAAGCGCTGGATGGTGTTGTAGCTGTTTTCACCCATCAAGATTTTAAACCGCACTACTATACCACCGCCGGACAGGGCTATCCCGAGCCTGGTCCCCGTGACATGCGTATTCTTGATTCAACGGTTCGTTACGTGGGAGACCGGGTTGCTTTTGTTGCGGCTGAATCTCTGGAGATTGCCAATCAGGCGCTCAAGCTGATAGAAGTGAAGTATGAAGAACTGCCCTGTATTTTTGATGTTCAAAAATCAATGACTGCCGGATTTGCCATACATCCCACAGAGGGAACCAGTGGTATTCATAATATCGAAAAAAATATTGCTGCCCATCTGGATGCTGAGATAGGTGATGTGGAAGCGGCACTGGCAGAATCTGTCCATGTGTTTGAAGGAACCTATAGCACACCATTTGTCCAAATGGCCCACATTGAACCTCATATTTCTTTGACCTGGCTGGATAACAATAATCGATTGATTATTCGAACCTCTACTCAGGTTCCCCATCATGTACGCCGTATTGTAGCGGAAGTTTTGGATATCCCCATTGCTCGTATTCGGGTGATCAAGCCCCGCATCGGTGGCGGCTTTGGTGGTAAACAGGAAATCTTGAATGAGGAAGTTGTGGGAGCAGTTACCCTGAAAACGGGTCGGCCAGCCCGGATTGAATACACCCGTGAGGAAGAACTCCTGGCGGCTCGAGTACGCCATCCCGAATTGGTTACCTTCAGGCTTGGTTTTGATGAGGATCATCTTCTGACGGCCATTGATCTGAACATTCTAGAAGATTGTGGTGCTTACGGACCCCATGCTTTGACGGTCATGTCGGTCACCTCTCAAAAAGCCTTGAGCGTGTATCGGGCACCGAATATCAAAGTAAATGGCGATGGTGTTTACACCAATCTGCCTATTGCTGGTGCCTTTCGTGGCTATGGCGCACCTCAAGCATTTTTTCCATTGGAAAGTCTTATGGACGAAGCAGCCGAAAAATTGGAGGTTGACCCCATTGACCTGCGTTTAAAGAATGTTTTTCAAGTCGGTGATGATATTCCCATTGCTAAGATTCTCGGTGAAGGCCGGGAAGGTTTTCCCATGGTCCTTTACAGTAACGAAATTAAAGCTTGTTTAAACCAGGGTCGTCAATTGAGTAACTGGGACACCCTTCGATCAGCTCGGAAAACTGGTCGCTATCGAACGGGAATTGGTGTGGCTGTAGCTGGCCAGGGGTCTGGAATTCCTGGTATAGATATGGGCGCAGCTTTTATTAAAATGAATGAAGATGCCAGTTTCAATCTGCAAGTTGGTGCTACGGATCTGGGAACCGGTTCTGATACAGCCCTGGCTCAAATTGCCGCCGAGGTTCTAAATGTTGCCGTGGATAAGATCATCGTTTATTCATCTGATACAGATCTGACTCCCTTTGATACCGGTGCCTATGCCTCCAGTACCACCTATATCTCAGGAACAGCTGTCTTGAAAGCAGCAGAACAGTGTAAATTCATGATTCTGGATCAAGGAAGAAAGCTGCTTCAGGTTGAGGACGCTGAAATTGTCAATACCGATGTGGTTGCACCGGATGGCCAAAAGATTTCCTACACTGACATCTGTACGAAAAGCTTTTACACCGACGAACAGCTGCAGATCATGGGCTCTGCTTCTCATTTAAGCTATGATTCACCTCCACCTTTCAATGCAACATTTGCTCAGGTTG
- a CDS encoding FAD binding domain-containing protein, whose product MWSSLEHIIQPDNLTEALALKKEPGSVIFTGGSYLVSQKNQNVSTLIDINHLLDDNVETLSAELRVGAACSLQELSRVANPALADAIVYSCPSKNIRNQRTLGGEIAQNRPDSDLLVYLHAAEAKLQINESGDLIHIADWNRNGIISMIYIPQNNTTLERVSVLDSAIAYVIVAVHQTPEYIILSIGGRSTKIIYYKAPLLPEETQIRKFMEKIESIFVDDHFGSPAYKRQIASNLLTEMMVTS is encoded by the coding sequence ATGTGGTCATCACTAGAGCATATCATCCAACCAGACAATCTCACCGAAGCGCTGGCCTTGAAAAAAGAGCCTGGGTCTGTCATTTTTACCGGTGGTTCTTATCTGGTATCCCAGAAAAATCAGAATGTTTCTACCTTAATTGACATCAACCACCTGCTGGATGATAATGTGGAAACCTTGTCGGCTGAATTGCGTGTTGGAGCAGCATGTTCATTACAGGAGTTGAGCCGGGTAGCCAATCCTGCTCTGGCCGATGCAATTGTTTACTCGTGTCCGTCCAAAAATATTCGGAACCAACGTACTCTCGGCGGTGAAATCGCACAAAACCGACCTGATTCAGATCTTCTGGTTTATCTCCATGCTGCCGAAGCAAAATTGCAGATCAATGAATCTGGTGATCTCATTCATATTGCTGACTGGAACCGCAATGGCATAATATCCATGATTTATATTCCTCAGAATAACACAACATTAGAGCGCGTTTCAGTTTTGGATTCAGCAATTGCTTATGTGATCGTCGCCGTACATCAAACACCTGAGTATATCATCCTGTCTATTGGTGGAAGATCTACGAAAATCATTTATTACAAAGCCCCACTCTTACCTGAAGAAACACAGATCAGGAAATTCATGGAAAAGATCGAATCCATTTTTGTTGATGATCACTTCGGATCTCCAGCCTACAAACGCCAGATCGCGTCTAATCTTCTTACTGAAATGATGGTGACCTCATGA
- a CDS encoding 8-oxoguanine deaminase — MKTILIKNPLRVATMNDKDLEFSGGHILIKDGVIKSIGPEALHIQADHIIDATGMVITPGFINTHHHLYQTLTRNIPLMQDQALFPWLKNHYEVWREITTEAIQVSTQVGLLELMKSGVTTSSDHLYLFPAQASPELIDTEIETARALGVRFQPTRGSMSLGTSKGGLPPDDVVQTEAVIQKDTERLVAKYHDSSSGAMTRISLAPCSPFSVTQKLMKQAANFAQDNKLQIHTHLAETLDEEKFCLETLGHRPVGLMQELGWLTANSWYAHTVHLNDGEIKVMGENQVGVSHCPSSNMRLGSGIARIRELLDAGVKVSLGVDGSASNDSGDMLLEMRNAMLISRLRDEQYWLTARDVLRMATRGGASALGRNDIGELSVGKQADLALFNMHGLSQAGGLSDPLGALVFTTRNHSVDYLIVQGKFVISKGCSTIDETKIITKHNQIAHKMLQRAQQRTGINFLR; from the coding sequence ATGAAAACCATCCTCATCAAAAACCCCCTCCGCGTTGCCACCATGAACGACAAAGACCTGGAATTTTCCGGTGGTCATATCCTGATTAAAGATGGGGTGATAAAATCAATTGGTCCCGAGGCCCTGCATATTCAGGCGGATCACATCATAGATGCTACCGGCATGGTGATCACCCCGGGTTTTATCAATACCCACCATCATCTTTATCAAACTTTGACCCGAAATATTCCCCTTATGCAGGATCAAGCCCTGTTCCCCTGGCTAAAAAACCACTATGAGGTTTGGCGGGAAATTACCACTGAGGCCATTCAGGTTAGTACTCAAGTCGGTCTGTTGGAACTGATGAAGAGTGGAGTCACCACCAGTTCTGATCATCTCTATCTATTCCCCGCACAGGCCAGTCCTGAATTGATTGACACGGAAATTGAGACTGCGAGAGCTCTAGGCGTTCGTTTTCAACCTACCCGTGGTTCTATGTCCCTGGGAACATCAAAGGGTGGACTGCCGCCTGATGATGTGGTTCAAACTGAAGCAGTGATTCAAAAAGATACGGAACGTCTGGTAGCAAAATACCATGATTCCAGTTCTGGAGCCATGACCCGAATTTCTTTGGCTCCCTGTTCACCCTTTTCCGTCACACAGAAACTTATGAAACAAGCTGCAAATTTTGCCCAGGATAACAAGTTGCAGATTCATACCCACCTGGCAGAAACGTTGGATGAGGAAAAATTCTGTCTGGAGACCCTGGGTCATCGTCCTGTAGGTCTTATGCAGGAACTCGGTTGGCTTACTGCAAATTCCTGGTACGCCCACACCGTTCATCTGAATGATGGTGAGATCAAAGTCATGGGAGAAAACCAGGTTGGCGTGTCACACTGTCCCTCATCGAATATGCGTTTGGGATCCGGCATTGCCCGAATACGTGAACTTTTGGATGCTGGTGTTAAAGTGAGCCTGGGTGTAGATGGTAGTGCTTCAAACGATTCGGGTGATATGCTTCTGGAAATGCGTAACGCCATGTTGATTTCAAGATTAAGGGACGAGCAATATTGGCTGACAGCCCGGGATGTTCTCCGGATGGCGACCCGAGGAGGTGCCTCTGCTTTGGGTCGAAATGATATCGGTGAGCTGAGTGTGGGCAAACAAGCAGATCTGGCACTATTTAACATGCATGGGTTATCTCAAGCAGGTGGTCTTTCTGATCCGCTGGGAGCTCTGGTTTTTACCACCAGGAACCATTCTGTGGATTATCTTATTGTGCAAGGAAAGTTTGTTATCAGCAAGGGTTGTTCGACTATAGATGAAACTAAAATAATTACTAAGCATAACCAAATTGCCCACAAGATGTTGCAACGCGCACAGCAACGAACGGGTATAAATTTTTTACGCTAA
- a CDS encoding (2Fe-2S)-binding protein, which produces MIEFELNGKLISADTAPGTTLLEYLRREELYSVKHGCDHGECGACAVLMNSRSVNSCLILMHTVEGKKIETLESFSTHEQLHEMQESFLQAGAAQCGFCTPGMLLSVEALDRENGEITEASVKDALTGNLCRCTGYVKPVEAAMKVLKRDGGISK; this is translated from the coding sequence ATGATCGAATTTGAACTAAACGGCAAGCTGATCAGTGCTGATACAGCGCCAGGAACAACCCTGTTGGAATATTTGAGACGTGAAGAACTTTATAGCGTTAAACATGGCTGCGATCATGGTGAATGCGGTGCCTGTGCCGTTCTCATGAATAGCAGGAGTGTCAATTCCTGTCTGATTCTTATGCATACAGTTGAAGGGAAAAAGATCGAGACCCTGGAAAGTTTTTCGACGCACGAGCAACTCCATGAAATGCAGGAATCATTTCTCCAAGCCGGCGCGGCTCAATGCGGTTTTTGCACCCCGGGAATGCTGCTTTCAGTCGAAGCGCTTGATCGTGAGAATGGTGAAATCACTGAAGCAAGTGTGAAAGATGCTCTAACTGGCAACCTCTGTCGTTGCACCGGCTATGTAAAACCCGTCGAGGCCGCAATGAAAGTCCTCAAAAGGGATGGGGGGATATCAAAATGA